In Thermoplasmata archaeon, one genomic interval encodes:
- a CDS encoding radical SAM protein, with protein MAKIVLAADYTLMTDYRGVPLATFFSCIPTDYWHSRLVYRILADPPKLDGNGTPIRAPYGLRKIEAGLVKTYGRDQVVIAPPQMIERYIQEDTEVVGLHTMDPLGLGPVSMSFTMGGVLTPYTKAKFLELAAKSQKPNRKYKVILGGPGAWQFDNRPGIQEKLGIDHVVYGECDHFIGDIFEQVRTGTAPPVMRFNNRTAPRVEEVPKILGPTMHNMVEVMRGCGRGCEFCEVTLRRPRYFPLEFIADEIAQVTRAPGGDSIQLHSDDIFLYRLENWKTFEPNEDAVKGLFQHVMSQPGVTHCYPTHGTVSAAVTNPGLIQDLSEIVHAGPDKWIGIQSGIETGSPKLSKAVLNRKAAPFTAEEWPDIVVQGTEILNRNYWFPAYTIIMGLPGETPEDAWMTVDLIDRMEQIPNAHFVTAPLTFVPIGALRGEEFYSIHDMIDEARFNIAYRAWRHEVLEMDSLLWDLTKLPLPLRAMVVATGRVGGRYILQIMRRYGEDRGFRIRQPAKTRRQAEGHTISFPAA; from the coding sequence ATGGCGAAGATCGTGCTCGCCGCGGACTACACACTGATGACCGACTACCGAGGCGTGCCGCTGGCCACCTTCTTCAGCTGCATCCCCACGGACTACTGGCACTCCCGCCTCGTGTACCGGATCCTCGCGGACCCGCCGAAGCTGGATGGGAACGGCACGCCCATCCGCGCGCCTTACGGGCTCCGGAAGATCGAGGCCGGGCTCGTGAAGACGTACGGCCGCGACCAGGTCGTGATCGCACCGCCCCAGATGATCGAGCGGTACATCCAGGAGGACACGGAGGTCGTCGGGCTCCACACGATGGACCCCCTCGGTCTAGGCCCCGTGAGCATGTCGTTCACCATGGGCGGCGTCCTGACTCCGTACACGAAGGCCAAGTTCCTCGAACTCGCCGCGAAGAGCCAGAAGCCCAACCGGAAGTACAAGGTCATCCTGGGCGGGCCCGGCGCATGGCAGTTCGACAACCGGCCCGGCATTCAGGAGAAGCTCGGAATCGACCATGTCGTCTACGGGGAGTGCGACCATTTCATCGGCGACATCTTCGAGCAGGTCCGCACGGGCACCGCGCCTCCCGTGATGCGATTCAACAACCGAACCGCACCCCGGGTCGAGGAGGTCCCGAAGATCCTCGGACCCACGATGCACAACATGGTCGAAGTCATGCGCGGCTGCGGCCGCGGCTGCGAGTTCTGCGAGGTCACGCTCCGCCGCCCGAGGTACTTCCCCCTGGAGTTCATCGCAGACGAGATCGCCCAGGTCACCCGGGCGCCCGGCGGCGATTCGATCCAACTCCATTCGGACGACATCTTCCTGTACCGGCTGGAGAACTGGAAGACGTTCGAGCCCAACGAGGACGCGGTCAAGGGCCTGTTCCAGCACGTGATGAGCCAGCCGGGAGTGACGCACTGCTACCCGACCCACGGGACCGTGAGCGCCGCGGTGACGAACCCGGGCCTCATCCAGGACCTCTCCGAAATCGTCCACGCAGGGCCCGACAAGTGGATCGGGATCCAGAGCGGCATCGAGACGGGGAGTCCCAAGCTCTCCAAGGCCGTGCTGAACCGCAAGGCCGCACCGTTCACCGCGGAGGAGTGGCCCGACATCGTCGTGCAGGGCACGGAGATCCTGAACCGCAACTACTGGTTCCCCGCGTACACGATCATCATGGGCCTCCCGGGCGAGACCCCGGAGGACGCCTGGATGACCGTGGACCTGATCGACCGCATGGAGCAAATCCCGAACGCGCACTTCGTGACCGCTCCGCTCACGTTCGTGCCCATCGGCGCCCTCCGCGGCGAGGAGTTCTACAGCATCCACGACATGATCGACGAGGCCCGGTTCAACATCGCGTACCGGGCGTGGCGCCACGAGGTCTTGGAGATGGACTCCCTCCTGTGGGACCTCACGAAGCTCCCGCTGCCGCTGCGCGCCATGGTCGTGGCCACGGGCCGGGTCGGGGGACGGTACATCCTCCAGATCATGCGGCGGTACGGCGAGGACCGCGGCTTCCGCATTCGCCAGCCCGCGAAGACGCGGCGGCAGGCGGAAGGCCACACGATCAGCTTCCCGGCGGCATGA
- a CDS encoding NUDIX hydrolase: MEEVEKALFPVGAGTAAGGLELRCVVFAHLEDRLVIIRQHKDPVFGDAWTLPGGTLDYGVHPRLCATRLLKTQTGETPKTIRLIGVRSAMEGDWVLTFEFEAQMPEEASLQKGSHAVRTEPIDAALPEDLHPWSRSELEMYKVLRLVKASHGTPK; the protein is encoded by the coding sequence ATGGAGGAAGTCGAGAAGGCGCTCTTCCCCGTAGGCGCGGGCACCGCGGCGGGCGGGCTCGAGTTGCGGTGCGTGGTGTTCGCACACCTCGAGGACCGCCTCGTGATCATCCGCCAGCACAAGGACCCCGTGTTCGGGGACGCGTGGACCCTGCCGGGAGGCACACTCGACTACGGGGTGCACCCGCGGCTATGCGCGACGCGCCTCCTGAAGACGCAGACCGGCGAGACGCCCAAGACGATCCGGCTCATCGGCGTGCGGTCCGCGATGGAGGGCGACTGGGTGCTCACGTTCGAGTTCGAGGCCCAGATGCCCGAGGAGGCTTCCTTGCAGAAGGGCAGCCACGCGGTACGCACGGAGCCGATCGATGCGGCCCTCCCGGAGGACCTGCATCCGTGGTCCCGATCCGAGCTCGAGATGTACAAGGTCCTGCGACTCGTCAAGGCGTCCCACGGGACGCCCAAGTGA
- a CDS encoding GNAT family N-acetyltransferase, with protein sequence MPPLGIEPLRSPDAHAYWSVFVAGRTNLPTRSVAAHVDRYLTLPTEEQRTHFAVREGDAIVGAMRLLPGTITGFSMDPAHRRDGSAAIIKAIDLLRTQGNGAITASFEDAYQRDFESLGFRRVFSRMRMEGATRRLPGPGPTLKPPEEGEVPKLATFFRDVYEGHMEQAYGLHVGSVEYWREFVTGILRGGTGRFMPEASFVALEGERLTGAILVAYWMEGPLVAELGVVPDRRRQGVARALLSAASTRLVALEEPRWALYVTEGNEPAIRLYRAFGFEQVGGQTVTARLDAATE encoded by the coding sequence ATGCCTCCCCTCGGGATCGAGCCGCTGAGGTCCCCCGACGCCCACGCCTACTGGAGCGTCTTCGTCGCGGGTCGCACGAACCTCCCCACCCGGTCCGTCGCGGCCCACGTCGACCGCTACCTCACCCTTCCGACGGAGGAGCAGCGCACGCACTTCGCGGTCCGCGAAGGCGACGCAATCGTCGGCGCGATGCGCCTCCTCCCGGGGACGATCACGGGATTCTCCATGGACCCCGCCCACCGCCGCGACGGGAGCGCCGCGATCATCAAGGCCATCGACCTGCTCCGAACGCAGGGCAACGGCGCGATCACTGCCTCCTTCGAGGATGCCTACCAGAGAGACTTCGAATCCCTCGGTTTCCGGCGCGTCTTCTCGCGGATGCGCATGGAGGGCGCCACCCGCCGCCTGCCGGGCCCGGGCCCGACGCTCAAGCCGCCGGAGGAAGGCGAGGTCCCGAAACTCGCGACGTTCTTCCGGGACGTCTACGAGGGCCACATGGAGCAGGCCTACGGGTTGCACGTGGGTTCCGTGGAGTACTGGCGCGAATTCGTGACGGGGATCCTCCGGGGCGGAACGGGTCGCTTCATGCCGGAAGCTTCGTTCGTCGCCCTCGAGGGCGAGCGTCTCACGGGAGCCATCCTCGTTGCCTATTGGATGGAAGGGCCCCTGGTGGCGGAGCTCGGCGTGGTGCCTGACCGGAGGCGTCAGGGCGTCGCGCGCGCCCTCCTATCCGCGGCGTCCACGCGCCTTGTCGCCCTCGAGGAGCCGCGGTGGGCCCTGTACGTGACCGAGGGCAACGAGCCCGCGATCCGCCTGTATCGGGCCTTCGGCTTCGAGCAGGTCGGCGGCCAGACGGTCACGGCCCGGCTCGATGCGGCGACCGAGTGA